The following is a genomic window from Myxococcales bacterium.
ATTTGGATAATACTCATGAGTATCAAGCCCATGGGGCTCTAAAAATATCAAGTGCGATTCTTTTTGAGCAAAGCGAATAACTTTGTCCTCAATGCTTGGGCAATAGCGCGGACCACTTGAATCGATCTGTCCGTTGTAGATCGGCGCAAGACCTTCGCTGATGCCATCCTTGATACTCTGATGCGTACGCTCATTGGTATGAGCGATTCTGCAAGAAACCTGAGGCAAAGGCGGTACTTCATTTTCAAAAGCAAAACGAGGTGCGGGAATTTCAGGAAGCTGTTCTTCTAACACGCTAAAATCGATAGTGCGCCCATCAAGCCTTGGACACGTACCAGTCTTAAGTCGCCCCAAACGAAATCCAAGAGAAAGCAATGACTGTGAAAGTCCCTTTTGAGGAGCTTCACCTGCTCTTCCTCCATCGCTCACGTCTTTTCCCACATGGAGCTTGCCGCCCAAAAAAGTTCCCGTGGTAATAATAACTTTATCGGCATAAATATGGCCGCTATGGCGAGTCTCAACTCCCTTAACCTTGCCATCCTCACTTATCAGCCCAACCACATCATCCTGGCGGACCAACAAATTATCTGTGGTCATCACCACCTTGTGCATATATTGCCGGTAGCGTTCCATATCGCTTTGACATCGCACCGCTTGAACTGCAGGGCCACGAGATGCATTGAGCACCTTAAAGTGAATTCCTGTGGCATCAGCAGCCTTAGCCATCTCACCACCAAGCGCATCGATCTCTCGCACCAGATGCCCCTTGCCCACTCCACCAATGGCAGGATTGCAACTCATCGCTCCAATACGATCGATCATTCCGCTGATGAGAAGGGTTGGCACTCCCATGCGCGCCGAAGATAGAGCTGCCTCTATACCCGCATGTCCACCACCTATTACAATTATTTTTGCCATATTCACTGCCCAAAAACTATAATTATCAAACGCCATATAGCAGGCGTAATTCACAAACAAAGATGCTAAAAAATTATTTTATGCCAAGCTTAGGCTGCTCATACCAATCTTAAGAAATTAAAAGCTAGTTAATTCCTAAGATTGCTATCACTACAGCCAGGGTCAGTGTAATTGAGCAAATCCGCTCTGAATAGAACCGACAGCAAGCTTAAGAATTGGGCCCAATAAAAAAAGCTAACAGCTCAATATAGTTATTAAATTTGAGCTTAAATTGATCTACTTTCTATTCTTTTTAAATGCTCGATAAATGTCTGCGAGTCAAGAAAGCCAACCACACTTGCATCAAAGAGCTGCTTGCCATTTTCATCCAAGAAAATCAGTGTAGGAAGGCCAACTATATTGTAGCGCTGCTGAACATAATTTAACTGCGTGCTTGATGAAGTTGCATCCACTTTGATCAAAAAATAATCTTTGAATTTTTCTCTAACCGCTGGATCCTTGAAGGTTGTATTAGAAAGTTTAAGGCAAGCGACACACCAATCAGCATAAAAATCGATCATAACTTTTTGTTTACGCACTTTAGCCATCATAAGTAGTTCATCAAATTGGTTGGCAGGTGATGTTGTATCGATAACATGCCAGTTGATATCCTGGGCAGTTTCTAAGTGGCTCTCGTCTTGAGTGTTGAGCAGTGCAGCAATACTCAAGGCGATCAGACATGCTCCAATAATTTTTGGAACAGTGCGGGAGATTGTATTGATAACAAATTTTGGTGAGGCAAAAACTAAAAACAATCCCATTAAAAAATTCATTGCCAAAACTTCTACGCCAAGATCTCTAAACACAATGAAAAAATTTTTAATATAACTGTTTGCCAGTCCAAGATAATAAAAAGCTGCTCCTAAAATAAGCGCCCCTAAGACTTGTTTAACTTTTTCCATCCATAAACCTGATTTGGGCATGTGCGATAGCAGAGAGGAAAAAGTTCCCAGCAAAAGAAAAGGCAAACCCATTCCCAAGGAAAAAAAGGCCATTAATGAAAAACCTGCACTTATATGCTGTTCTTGAGCAATCAAGGTCAAGATAAAACCTAAAACTGGGCCCGTGCATGGAGCCGCAATAACTCCAGCTACCAAACCCATAATAAAAGCTCCTTTAAAACCCGCTCCCCCCAATGAACTCAGTTTATTTAGAAATGTTTGTGGCAAAACAATATTCACCACTCCAAACATGGCCATGGAAAAAATAATAAAAATGCCGGCAATAATGAAAAGAACCAGTGAATTTTGCATCAGGGAGCCTGAAATAATTCCCAAAGAAGCACTTATGATGCCTAAGCATGAATAAACAATACTCATCCCCAAAACATAACAGCTTGCCACCAAGAATCCTGTGAGACGATTTTCGTATCGTCGAGCCCCCATAACACTCAAAGTGATGGGAATGAGCGGATAAATGCACGGTGACAGCGTACTTACTAAGCCTGCGATAAAAGCAAAAGTAAGCGGAAGAACGCTTGAGTTATTTTGCAAGGCCATAGCAAGCTGTTCACTCAAATTAAAATCGCTCATGCACAAAACTCCATAATTGTTTCTCACTCACACAAATGAACAATCAAGCAAACAATACTTAATAGAATTGTCACAAAAACATAAAGTTCCCAAGCATAAATAAATTTGTTCACCACAAAAACAGCAAAAAATAGGGGATCAATGTGTCAGAAATTATCGATAAAGTTAAAGAAAAAAAGTCAAAATACTCTCACAAAATAAAATCATGTTCTTCTCAAGCCAAAAAAGATTCTTTTGACATTAGATTTGTTTTCAACCCACCCGAATCAACAAAAAATGCATCAGACATTGGAGGAGAAGGAACAGATAAAAACAGGCCAATTCCTCCACACTTTTATGATCGTTTCATGCATGCTCCTATTTCTCGCATTGAGGCAGGGATTGGACCGATCACAGATGCAGAGTGGAATGATTGGCGATGGCAACAAAGAAAACGTTTCAGGCGCATAGATCAGCTCGAAGGAATTATTAATGTAAGCCCACAAGAGCGGCTTGCTTTTGAAAAATCTGATTCGCTTTTTCATATGGGCGTCACTCCCTACTATGCCTCTTTGATGGACAAAGATAATCCCAACTGCCCAATCAGACTGCAATCCGTTCCTCAAATGGGAGAGTTAGATATTTTGCCGTCAGATTTAGAAGATCCTTTGGGCGAAGAAGCTGACATGCCTGTTAAGGGAATTACCCATCGCTACCCTGATAGAGTGTTGTTCTACACCACGCACAATTGCCCCGTTTACTGCCGCCACTGTACACGCAAGCGCAAAGTATCTGACCCGACATCAATGACCGCTAAGGAGCAGATTGAAGAAGCTATCGATTACATTGCTCGCACCAAATCTATACGAGATATTGTTATTTCCGGAGGTGATCCCCTTTCCTTGTCCGATGAACGTTTGGATTATATTTTAAGCCGACTAAGAGCCATACCTCATGTTGAGATTTTTCGTATGGGGACAAGGAACTTAGTCACTTTACCGCAGAGAGTAACCGACGACTTTGTCTACATGCTCAAGCAACATCAACCTGTTTTCGTTAATACTCATTTTAATCACCCTAAAGAATGTAGCGCTGAAACACTCGATGCATGTAGAAAACTTGCTGACGCTGGGTGCGTGATTGGCAATCAGATGGTGCTGTTAAAAGGTGTCAACGATGATTACCGCATCGTAAAAGAATTAAATCATCGATTACTGCTTATGCGTGTGCGGCCTTATTACATCTATCAATGTGATCTTTCACAAGGTATCAGCCATTTTAGAACTCCTATTCAGGTTGGACTCGATATTATGGAAAAACTTCGAGGCCACACCTCTGGTTTAGCCGTACCAACTTTTGTGGTGGATGCTCCGGGGGGAGGAGGTAAAATTCCCCTGCTTCCCGATTATGTGGTGAAACATCAGGATAAAGAATGGACATTGAGAAATTTTCAGCGAAGAACTTTTACCTATATTGAGCCATAATCAGTCCAAATCAGTTTTATCGTAGCTACCACTAGGAAGTGGTTCCTGGGGGTGGCTATGGTAATCAACTATTTTTGTTTATTTTTTTTAAGTTTTAGCCTGCTGGCGAAAGATAAACCTGAAATTATCTCACTCAAACAAATTTCACCTAAGCTTAATTCTGCTCATAGTAGTTCACTAAACAACAACTCCGTTCTTGAAATCATTGGTGAACTGCTAAAAAATAAATATCTTGATCTACCTTCTCCCCTTATGGATATGGATAATATTGACTCATGTTTAAAAGTAAGAGCTCTAAGTGCAAGCCTCAAAGGTGTACACAGCGGTCAGTTGTTTTCTATCAGCTATAATCAGGCATGCCTTGTGGGAGGAGAAATAATCTGGCGTCCTCTCTACATTCTAAAAGAAACCACCAAAGGCCCTGCTGAGATAAAGAATTTATTTCGTGTGAAGCAATCCATTTTAGGCGAAAAAAGAATTAGCACTAAACAACTTTTGCAAGAATCATATAGCTCTAAAAATAATTCCGAGGCACTTATCAGTTTTGATGACATGCACTTTAGCATTACAAACAAGAGCCAAACTCGCTATTTCTCTCTTCTACAAACCGCAAAAGGGCGAAGCCTACACAGTATTTTAGTTGAATTTGGAAATCACATTGAAATGCTCGATACTACTCAAATAGAAAATAGCCCCGCGTATAGAAATATGCAGCATATGTTTTATCGTATTGGCTTTGCCACTTCGAAGCTACATCAAAAATTTTCACAACACAGTCTTGAGGATCATGGAATCATGGGCAAAACCCTCATTCACGGTGATTTTCATGCACAAAATATTTTCTACGCTACAGAAAACGGCGATGTAACTCTGATTGATAACGAAACCTATGCAATGTCGCTCAAACACAAGAGTTCTGGCATAAATGATGTCATCGATCTTTATCTGCTACACAGTACCAAAACTTTTGCCCATTATTTTGCTAAACAAATTTTCACTAACGCTGACTTTGGTATCAACGATCAAATCTGGCATCAACTCTGGCAACAACTTGTTATTGGCTATATCGAAGCCTACGATCATTTATCAGCCCAACAACAGATGAGCTTGCTTGACGAAATCGCTCGTGAATTTAAAAAAGGTTTATCCAACCGCTGGCTCCTGCACCCTTATACAAAAATAAAAGATCAGCGGAAACTTAAGAGGCTTGGTCCCTCAAAAAGAAGAATTCATCTCAGAAAAAATATGAAAAAATTTTTTGCTAGTGTATCGGAGCTTATGGTTCAAGAACAGCAACATTACTAAGCTAAGAGACTTTCAAAAACAGTCTCTCGAGATAATTATTAATCTGCCTCTTCTTCTATATTCTGTAGTTCTAAAGAGGCACGCTTGATTAACTCATCTCTCGAAAGAGATTCTACGTCATCTTTTACATATTCAGTCAGCGCTTCGAGGTTTATTAGAAAAAATGTTTCGTCCTTTTTATCTTCAATAAATTGATACACCGGAGGAGGAAACCACACTTCACACTTCTTATTATCAATAACAACATAATATTTCTTATTTTTTGACCAAGGAACAAGGGAATCTCTTACATAAGAAATATGTTCGCGTTTTACTTTTTTATAATTAAAAGAAACGGATAACTCTGCTACATTTAAAAAACCTTTTTGGCAATTTAAGCAAATCATTTTTCTCTTAACTTTGGCAGTATTTAAAGAGCTTTCAATTTGACGCCAAAATCTGGAATCAAAACTTAAGATTTCCCTATCTTTATCGGATACCCAACAGCCATTATGAGCAAAACCCTGCATAGTTAACTCAAATGGATTATAAAGACAAAAATGCGCTGTAAATAAATTTGTGCTTATAAAAGTGTTGAGCAACAAGAATAGAATGATTTTTTTAATGCGCATAAATACTCCTTCTCACCTTCATAATGATTCTTAAAAGGGGCTTAGGAATTGCACATCCCTAAAAAACCATGCCATCAAAAGTTTTGAACCACACAATATTAGTTGGGCACTGCTCTTTGGCGCTTTACTCTAAAGTCTTCTGCTCTTTTTATACAGATATCGCCTTCACTATTTTTGAATATATGAACTACTTTTCCATTTTCCAGAGTTTGTTCACCTACTTTGTGATAGACGCTAATTGCTTTATTGTCAGGATTTTCACCTTCTTCAACGCTAAAGACACCCAAACAAGCCAAAAATATACTCAGAAAGAAAAAAATATGTTTCATCGATCTTCCCTACAAAATTGCTTTATTCAAAAGCAAGCATAAAATAAAATTTATTCCCGAAAAGCTATGCGCTCATTCCGAAGCAGAATATTTTTCACTATAAAATAAAAAGCCCATTATGTTTTTAAGGAATCCAACACAATGGGCAAAACTTATAGAGAAATGAATTTACATATCAAATATAGAATTTTTCTTTCTTCCTAGTCTAAACGCAAACAAGGCAAGCAACACAATTGACCATAGAGGAGCTTCAGAATTATCAAGGGATGAGCACCCACCAGAACTTTTAATTTTTCTATGAGGTCTTCTCTTATGCTGTGGTTCTGTCATGGGCAAATTAGTTATATCTGGATTTGGAGCATTAGTAGTCGGATCCAAGCTTGCTTGCGGCGGAACAACTCCTGCTCCAGGAGTCACAGCCGACAGAGGGGGAGGGGGTGGTGCAGGGATGCCTACATAGGAAGTTCCGCCTGGTATGGTGTCGCAGCGATCACCTATGCCATCTCCATCAAGATCTTCTTGTTCTGGATTTGGAAAAAACAAGCAATTATCATCTTCACCGGGATAATCACAATCTGAATTATCGAAGCCAGGATCACCTACCCCATCTCCATCTCTATCGGTACAAAGATCGCAGATATCGCCAATACCATCCCTATCAGTATCTTTCTGGTCTGCATTAGCAGAGTTTGGACAGTTATCAATAAGATTGACAGTTCCATCATTATCGGTATCGCTCAAAGCAAAAGTACATGTGTTGGTGGAATCTTCTACACAGAAATCGCATGCGTTAGGTATACCATCGCCATCTAGGTCATCATCCATGTGCCCCATTGGACATTGATCGCAAACATCACCAATACCATCTCCGTCTGCATCTGACTGGTTGAGCGCAGGATTCATTGAGTCAGGACCAGGATTATAAACCGAAGGACAGTTATCATTTATATTCAAAACACCATCGCCATCGATATCATCGTTAGTGCAAAGATTATTTGGATCACTCGGACATACATCACAGCTATTGCCTAGTCCATCGTTGTCACTATCTGCTTGAGTTGGATTTGGAACATATTCACAGTTATCTTCTGATCCTGGGAAATTAGGACATAAACTAGTATCTGTTCCTGGAGCACCTACGCCATCCCCATCAGCATCGGTACAGCCATCACAAGCATTACCAATTCCGTCTCCATCCTTATCCGCTTGATCAATGTTTTGAACCTCAGGACAATTATCCCACTCATCAGGTATGCCATCTCCATCAAGATCGTGAATTTCCGTGCACGTGTTTTCTGGATCATCCTGACAGAAATCAGTTGAGTTACAGATTCCATCATTGTCAGTATCATATAATTCCGGTATTTGCTCAGGATCGAGTGGACATAAATCACAGATATCCCCAACACCATCTCCATCAAAATCTTCTTGACCAGGATTGAAATCGAAGGGGCAATTATCAATATCAACCATTGGATCTGCTAAGATTTCAAAAGGTGGCCTATTGGCATTTCTTCCTTTTAATCGATAGCGTTTGGGCATAGGAGTATAGATAGGACCGTCTGGATCCGGGCAACCGCTCGGATCAAATGTAGGGTCACTAAAACCATCTCTATCGCTATCAATGCAAGGATCACAGGCATCCCCTTTATCATCAGAATCAAAATTGGTTTGTTGTGGATTATAAGTCATGGGGCAATTATCAAATATATTTGGAACTCCATCTTCATCAGGATCGAGGTTACAGATATTGGCAGCATCGTTTGGACAGCTATCACACACATCACCCATACCATCGGAATCAACATCAGATTGATCAAAATTTGCCTTAGCGGGACAATTATCATCGTTATTTAATATTCCATCATTGTCGATATCATCGTTGTCACAATTATTAGCTGAGTCATTCGGGCAAAGATCGCAAAGATCTCCTATACCATCGGAATCACTATCAACCTGTAATGGATCCGCTACCCCAGGACAATCGTCATCGGTATTGAGCACACCATCACCATCAATATCATCCGCCACACAGACATTAAGTGGATCATTGGGGCAAAGATCGCAAAGATCTCCTATACCATCGGAATCACTATCAACCTGTAATGGATCCGCTACCCCTGGACAATCGTCATCGGTATTGAGCACACCATCACCATCAATATCATCCGCCACACAGACATTAAGTGGATCATTGGGGCAAAGATCGCAAAGATCTCCTATACCATCGGAATCACTATCAACCTGTAATGGATCCGCTACCCCTGGACAATCGTCATCGGTATTGAGCACACCATCACCATCAATATCATCCGCCACACAGACATTAAGTGGATCATTGGGGCAAAGATCGCAAAGATCTCCTATACCATCGGAATCACTATCAACCTGTAATGGATCCGCTACCCCTGGACAATCGTCATCGGTATTGAGCACACCATCACCATCAATATCATCCGGTGCACAGGCATTAAGTGCATCATTAGGGCAAAGATCGCACACATCACCCATACCGTCTGAGTCGCCATCTTCCTGCAACGGGTTGGCTTTACCGGGGCAGTTATCGGCGGTGTTCAAGATACCATCGCCATCAATATCATCTGGCGCACAGGCATTGAGCGCATCATTAGGGCAAAGATCGCACACATCACCCATACCGTCTGAGTCGCCATCTTCTTGCAACGGGTTGGCTTTACCGGGGCAGTTATCGGCGGTGTTCAAGATACCATCGCCATCAATATCATCTGGCGCACAGGTATTAAGTGCATCATTAGGGCAGAGATCACATACATCACCCATACCGTCTAAGTCGCCATCTTCCTGCAACGGGTTGGCTTTACCGGGGCAGTTATCGGCGGTGTTCAAGATACCATCGCCATCAATATCATCTGGCGCACAGGTATTAAGTGCATCATTAGGGCAAAGATCGCAAAGATCTCCTATACCATCGGAATCACTATCAACCTGTAATGGATCCGCTACCCCTGGACAAAGATCGGCGGTGTTCAAAATGCCATCGCCATCAATATCGTCCGGCGCACAGGCATTAAGTGCATCATTAGGGCAAAGATCGCACACATCACCCATACCGTCTAAGTCGCCATCTTCCTGCAACGGGTTGGCTTTACCGGGGCAGTTATCGGCGGTGTTTAAAATGCCATCGCCATCTATATCATCTGGCGCACAGGCATTGAGTGCATCATTAGGGCAGAGATCACATACATCACCCATACCGTCTAAGTCGCCATCTTCCTGCAACGGGTTGGCTTTACCGGGGCAGTTATCGGCGGTGTTCAAGATACCATCGCCATCAATATCATCTGGCGCACAGGCATTAAGTGCATCATTAGGGCAAAGATCGCACACATCACCCATACCGTCTGAGTCGCCATCTTCCTGCAACGGGTTGGCTTTACCGGGGCAGTTATCAGCGGTGTTTAAAATGCCATCGCCATCTATATCATCTGGCGCACAGGCATTAAGTGCATCATTAGGGCAGAGATCACATACATCACCCATACCGTCTAAGTCGCCATCTTCCTGCAACGGGTTGGCTTTACCGGGGCAGTTATCGGCGGTGTTCAAGATACCATCGCCATCAATATCATCTGGCGCACAGGCATTGAGCGCATCATTAGGGCAAAGATCGCAAAGATCTCCTATGCCATCGGAATCACTATCAACCTGTAATGGGTCTGCTACTCCTGGACAAAGATCGGCGGTGTTCAAAATGCCATCGCCATCAATATCGTCCGGTGCACAGGCATTAAGTGCATCATTAGGGCAAAGATCGCACACATCACCCATACCGTCTGAGTCGCCATCTTCCTGCAACGGGTTGGCTTTACCGGGGCAGTTATCGGCGGTGTTCAAGATACCATCGCCATCAATATCATCTGGCGCACAGGCATTAAGTGCATCATTAGGGCAAAGATCGCACACATCACCCATACCGTCTGAGTCGCCATCTTCCTGCAACGGGTTGGCTTTACCGGGGCAGTTATCGGCGGTGTTCAAGATACCATCGCCATCAATATCATCTGGCGCACAGGCATTGAGCGCATCATTAGGGCAAAGATCGCACACATCACCCATACCGTCTGAGTCGCCATCTTCTTGCAACGGGTTGGCTTTACCGGGGCAGTTATCGGCGGTGTTCAAGATACCATCGCCATCAATATCATCTGGCGCACAGGTATTAAGTGCATCATTAGGGCAGAGATCACATACATCACCCATACCGTCTGAGTCGCCATCTTCCTGCAACGGGTTGGCTTTACCGGGGCAGTTATCGGCGGTGTTCAAGATACCATCGCCATCAATATCATCTGGCGCACAGGTATTAAGTGCATCATTAGGGCAGAGATCACATACATCACCCATACCGTCTAAGTCGCCATCTTCCTGCAACGGGTTGGCTTTACCGGGGCAGTTATCGGCGGTGTTTAAAATGCCATCGCCATCTATATCATCTGGCGCACAGGTATTAAGTGCATCATTAGGGCAGAGATCACATACATCACCCATACCGTCTAAGTCGCCATCTTCCTGCAACGGGTTGGCTTTACCGGGGCAGTTATCGGCGGTGTTTAAAATGCCATCGCCATCTATATCATCTGGCGCACAGGTATTAAGTGCATCATTAGGGCAGAGATCACATACATCACCCATACCGTCTAAGTCGCCATCTTCCTGCAACGGGTTGGCTTTACCGGGGCAGTTATCGGCGGTGTTCAAGATACCATCGCCATCTATATCATCTGGCGCACAGGTATTAAGTGCATCATTAGGGCAAAGATCGCAAAGATCTCCTATGCCATCGGAATCACTATCAACCTGTAATGGGTCTGCTACTCCTGGACAAAGATCGGCGGTGTTCAAAATGCCATCGCCATCAATATCGTCCGGCGCACAGGCATTAAGTGCATCATTAGGGCAAAGATCGCACACATCACCCATACCGTCTAAGTCGCCATCTTCCTGCAACGGGTTGGCTTTACCGGGGCAGTTATCGGCGGTGTTCAAGATACCATCGCCATCAATATCATCTGGCGCACAGGCATTGAGCGCATCATTAGGGCAAAGATCGCAAAGATCTCCTATGCCATCGGAATCACTATCAACCTGTAATGGGTCTGCTACTCCTGGACAAAGATCGGCGGTGTTCAAAATGCCATCGCCATCAATATCGTCCGGTGCACAGGCATTAAGTGCATCATTAGGGCAAAGATCGCACACATCACCCATACCGTCTGAGTCGCCATCTTCCTGCAACGGGTTGGCTTTACCGGGGCAGTTATCGGCGGTGTTCAAGATACCATCGCCATCAATATCATCTGGCGCACAGGCA
Proteins encoded in this region:
- a CDS encoding thioredoxin family protein is translated as MSDFNLSEQLAMALQNNSSVLPLTFAFIAGLVSTLSPCIYPLIPITLSVMGARRYENRLTGFLVASCYVLGMSIVYSCLGIISASLGIISGSLMQNSLVLFIIAGIFIIFSMAMFGVVNIVLPQTFLNKLSSLGGAGFKGAFIMGLVAGVIAAPCTGPVLGFILTLIAQEQHISAGFSLMAFFSLGMGLPFLLLGTFSSLLSHMPKSGLWMEKVKQVLGALILGAAFYYLGLANSYIKNFFIVFRDLGVEVLAMNFLMGLFLVFASPKFVINTISRTVPKIIGACLIALSIAALLNTQDESHLETAQDINWHVIDTTSPANQFDELLMMAKVRKQKVMIDFYADWCVACLKLSNTTFKDPAVREKFKDYFLIKVDATSSSTQLNYVQQRYNIVGLPTLIFLDENGKQLFDASVVGFLDSQTFIEHLKRIESRSI
- a CDS encoding KamA family radical SAM protein yields the protein MHAPISRIEAGIGPITDAEWNDWRWQQRKRFRRIDQLEGIINVSPQERLAFEKSDSLFHMGVTPYYASLMDKDNPNCPIRLQSVPQMGELDILPSDLEDPLGEEADMPVKGITHRYPDRVLFYTTHNCPVYCRHCTRKRKVSDPTSMTAKEQIEEAIDYIARTKSIRDIVISGGDPLSLSDERLDYILSRLRAIPHVEIFRMGTRNLVTLPQRVTDDFVYMLKQHQPVFVNTHFNHPKECSAETLDACRKLADAGCVIGNQMVLLKGVNDDYRIVKELNHRLLLMRVRPYYIYQCDLSQGISHFRTPIQVGLDIMEKLRGHTSGLAVPTFVVDAPGGGGKIPLLPDYVVKHQDKEWTLRNFQRRTFTYIEP